One segment of Cohaesibacter intestini DNA contains the following:
- a CDS encoding DUF547 domain-containing protein, with product MSQHTNTSQPQTTAKQLQPQAVTLKLAFSLLAAAGMIVALSHGPAHASALSRHFQPQGNGSVDHSGFSTLLARYVVKTGDGSTRVNYRGLQAARPQLQAYLAQMQKVSVPTLSNNAAKAYWINLYNAKTLDVILEHYPVQSIRDIKLGGLFASGPWKKELVTVGGKALSLDDIEHEIARATWKDPRLHYGFNCASIGCPDLRQEAYRGKAIDKQLDQAARAFVNHPRGIKAGGNGVTVSSLYKWYKSDFGSANQMRAHWLKYANPSLQTRLQKNSKINDYQYDWSLNEAR from the coding sequence ATGTCCCAACACACAAACACAAGCCAGCCCCAAACAACAGCCAAACAGCTGCAGCCACAGGCCGTGACACTGAAACTGGCTTTCAGTCTGTTGGCTGCTGCGGGCATGATTGTCGCCCTCTCCCATGGTCCCGCCCATGCGTCAGCGCTGTCCAGGCATTTTCAGCCACAGGGCAATGGAAGCGTGGATCATTCGGGCTTCAGCACCTTGTTGGCACGCTATGTGGTCAAGACCGGGGATGGTTCAACACGGGTGAATTACCGTGGCTTGCAAGCGGCTCGGCCGCAATTGCAGGCCTATCTGGCGCAAATGCAGAAGGTTTCCGTACCAACCCTGTCAAACAACGCGGCCAAGGCTTACTGGATCAACCTCTATAATGCCAAGACACTGGATGTGATCCTCGAGCATTATCCTGTCCAGTCGATCCGCGACATCAAACTTGGCGGCCTGTTTGCGTCCGGCCCGTGGAAAAAGGAGCTGGTAACGGTCGGCGGCAAGGCCTTGTCGCTGGATGATATCGAGCATGAAATTGCCCGCGCGACATGGAAAGATCCACGGCTCCATTACGGGTTCAATTGTGCCTCCATCGGCTGCCCGGATTTGCGTCAGGAGGCCTATCGCGGCAAGGCCATCGACAAACAGCTGGATCAGGCGGCCCGCGCCTTTGTCAATCATCCGCGCGGCATCAAGGCTGGCGGGAACGGAGTGACCGTCTCCAGCCTTTACAAATGGTACAAGTCGGACTTTGGCTCTGCCAATCAAATGCGGGCCCACTGGCTCAAATATGCCAATCCATCCCTGCAAACACGACTTCAGAAGAATAGTAAAATCAATGACTATCAGTATGACTGGTCGTTGAATGAGGCACGATAA
- a CDS encoding TerC family protein, whose product MAELFSFDNLFTLLMLTLLQAVLGFDNLLYISIESKRVAPEKQAMVRKVGIGLAIGLRLLLLFAIMSAISYFQTPFVAFHWDGILEGDVNVHALIVLIGGVFIIYTAFKEIMHMLSLDDLESHGSEAKRSAATAIAWIVVMNLVFSFDSILSAMALTNVFLVMAAAIVVSGLGMIYLADTVSDFLQKNRMYEVLGLFVLFIVGIMLLSEGGHLAHLSFFGYHIEPMAKSTFYFVLAVLVVVDIVQGRYQRKLIAKRELELKRGQMKHPA is encoded by the coding sequence ATGGCTGAACTTTTCTCCTTCGACAATCTCTTTACCCTCCTGATGCTGACCCTGCTGCAAGCGGTGCTCGGCTTTGACAACCTGCTCTATATTTCCATCGAATCAAAACGGGTCGCGCCAGAGAAACAGGCGATGGTCCGAAAGGTCGGCATCGGGTTGGCCATCGGACTGCGGCTGTTGCTGCTATTTGCCATCATGTCGGCCATTTCCTACTTCCAGACACCGTTTGTCGCCTTCCATTGGGACGGTATTCTGGAGGGGGACGTCAATGTCCATGCATTGATCGTGCTGATCGGGGGCGTCTTTATCATCTATACCGCCTTCAAGGAAATCATGCATATGCTGAGCCTTGATGATCTGGAAAGCCATGGTTCGGAAGCCAAGCGATCCGCAGCCACGGCGATTGCCTGGATCGTGGTGATGAACCTGGTTTTCTCCTTCGATTCCATTCTGTCGGCCATGGCGCTGACCAATGTTTTTCTGGTGATGGCGGCTGCCATCGTCGTCTCCGGGCTGGGCATGATCTATCTGGCGGATACGGTGTCGGACTTTCTGCAAAAGAACCGCATGTATGAGGTGCTTGGCCTGTTTGTTCTGTTCATTGTCGGCATCATGCTGTTGTCCGAAGGCGGGCATCTGGCGCATCTCTCCTTCTTTGGCTATCACATCGAGCCGATGGCCAAGAGCACCTTCTACTTCGTTCTGGCGGTGTTGGTGGTTGTCGATATCGTCCAAGGGCGTTATCAAAGGAAGCTGATTGCCAAGCGCGAGCTGGAACTGAAACGCGGCCAGATGAAGCATCCCGCCTGA
- a CDS encoding TVP38/TMEM64 family protein, which produces MAEQMTHSAQNNSSGSGLAGKLKKWGPLIAIGGLMAFGFSQGWHHYLSLDSLVRHREWLASQVSAHYGLMLGGYMLAYILAVALSFPGASFLTIAGGLLFGWAVGGAATVLAATLGASVIFLATRSAFGASLRARAGGFVDRFSEGFRDNAFSYLLFLRLVPVFPFWLINVVPALFNVRLGVYFLATLVGILPGTFAYAFIGAGLDSIIAAQKAANPACATDPNCSVTLDTSALITPELIAAFVALGVVSLIPPALKAVKKWRGSKESS; this is translated from the coding sequence ATGGCAGAACAGATGACACACAGCGCACAGAATAACAGCAGTGGCTCCGGCCTTGCTGGCAAGCTGAAAAAATGGGGTCCGCTGATTGCCATTGGCGGGTTGATGGCCTTTGGCTTCTCCCAGGGCTGGCATCACTATCTCAGCCTTGATTCGCTGGTCCGACATCGCGAATGGCTGGCAAGTCAGGTCAGCGCGCATTATGGACTGATGCTGGGCGGCTATATGCTGGCCTATATTCTCGCCGTGGCCTTGTCCTTTCCCGGCGCCTCCTTCCTGACCATTGCCGGGGGCTTGCTGTTTGGCTGGGCCGTTGGCGGGGCAGCGACGGTGTTGGCGGCGACGTTGGGCGCATCGGTGATCTTTCTGGCCACACGTTCGGCCTTCGGCGCATCGCTGCGGGCACGGGCTGGCGGCTTTGTTGACCGGTTCAGCGAAGGATTTCGAGACAATGCCTTCAGTTACCTGTTGTTCCTGCGTCTCGTACCGGTTTTTCCCTTCTGGTTGATCAATGTGGTGCCGGCGCTTTTCAATGTGCGGCTCGGCGTCTATTTCCTTGCCACGCTTGTCGGCATCTTGCCGGGCACCTTTGCCTATGCCTTCATTGGGGCGGGGCTCGACAGCATCATCGCGGCTCAAAAGGCGGCCAATCCAGCCTGTGCCACCGACCCCAATTGCAGTGTGACGCTGGACACCTCAGCCCTCATCACGCCGGAGTTGATTGCCGCCTTTGTGGCGCTGGGTGTCGTATCGCTGATCCCACCCGCCCTCAAGGCGGTCAAAAAATGGCGCGGTAGCAAAGAAAGCTCTTGA
- a CDS encoding dihydrolipoyl dehydrogenase family protein, translated as MTEQIKADICVIGAGSGGLTVAAAAAAFGEKVVLLEKGKMGGDCLNYGCVPSKAMIAAGKQAHGMRNAHPFGISSVEPRVDYQAVHDHIHSVIAAIEPNDSVERFEGLGVQVIQQAGQFKDAKTVVTADGETEITARAFVIATGSSAAKLPIPGLDAVNYLTNETIFTLTERPEKLVIIGGGPIGMELAQAQRRLGAEVTVLEAFNVLAKDDPELTAVVIDQIRKDGVELREGVKIARIEPAADPETHPHGARIILTTGEDEAGEEEVVEATHLLVAAGRSPNVEGLALENAEIAYDAKGIKVKPTLKTTNRRVYAIGDVTGGLQFTHVAGYHAGLVIRSVLFKMGAKEDRSIIPWVTYTDPEMGHVGLNEDQAREKHRGFQVLRWPYGENDRAQAERKTSGLIKVIVDKKGVVLGASVVGANAGEIINMWSLIVSQKMNIKAITGYISPYPTFSEIGRRAAITYYGDLPKKSSIRRVISFFKSFG; from the coding sequence ATGACTGAACAGATCAAAGCCGACATTTGCGTCATCGGAGCAGGCTCGGGCGGATTGACCGTGGCGGCCGCAGCCGCTGCTTTCGGGGAAAAGGTCGTCTTGTTGGAAAAGGGCAAGATGGGGGGCGATTGCCTGAATTATGGCTGCGTGCCGTCCAAAGCCATGATCGCCGCAGGCAAGCAGGCCCATGGGATGCGCAATGCCCATCCGTTCGGTATCAGTTCGGTCGAACCGCGCGTCGACTATCAGGCGGTGCATGATCACATCCATTCCGTCATCGCGGCGATTGAGCCCAATGATTCGGTCGAGCGGTTCGAAGGGCTGGGTGTGCAAGTCATCCAGCAGGCCGGGCAGTTCAAGGATGCCAAAACGGTTGTCACCGCCGATGGTGAAACCGAGATCACTGCGCGCGCCTTTGTCATCGCCACGGGGTCGTCGGCCGCAAAACTGCCGATCCCCGGTCTGGACGCGGTCAACTATCTGACCAATGAGACGATTTTTACCCTCACCGAAAGACCGGAAAAGCTTGTCATCATTGGCGGCGGGCCGATCGGTATGGAGCTGGCACAGGCTCAGCGTCGACTCGGCGCCGAGGTGACCGTGCTCGAAGCGTTCAATGTGCTGGCCAAGGACGACCCGGAGCTGACCGCAGTGGTGATCGACCAGATCCGCAAGGATGGGGTGGAACTGCGCGAGGGCGTCAAGATTGCCCGCATCGAGCCAGCAGCGGACCCCGAAACCCATCCTCATGGGGCGCGCATCATTCTCACCACAGGAGAGGACGAAGCGGGCGAGGAAGAGGTGGTGGAAGCCACCCATTTGCTGGTTGCTGCCGGGCGCAGCCCCAATGTCGAAGGGTTGGCGCTGGAGAATGCCGAGATCGCCTATGATGCAAAAGGCATCAAGGTCAAACCGACGCTGAAAACAACCAACCGACGGGTCTATGCCATTGGCGATGTGACCGGTGGGCTGCAATTCACCCATGTTGCGGGCTATCATGCGGGTCTTGTCATTCGCTCGGTCCTGTTCAAGATGGGGGCCAAGGAAGATCGCTCGATCATTCCGTGGGTCACCTATACCGACCCGGAAATGGGGCATGTGGGGCTGAATGAAGATCAGGCCCGCGAAAAGCATCGTGGCTTTCAGGTGCTGCGCTGGCCCTATGGCGAGAATGACCGGGCGCAGGCAGAGCGCAAGACAAGCGGCCTGATCAAGGTGATTGTCGACAAGAAGGGCGTTGTGCTCGGGGCGTCCGTGGTGGGTGCCAATGCGGGCGAGATCATCAATATGTGGTCGCTGATCGTCAGCCAGAAAATGAATATCAAGGCCATCACCGGCTACATATCCCCCTACCCGACTTTCTCGGAGATTGGACGACGGGCGGCAATCACCTATTATGGCGATCTGCCGAAGAAATCCTCGATTCGGCGTGTCATTTCCTTCTTCAAATCCTTTGGATAG